One stretch of Pigmentiphaga aceris DNA includes these proteins:
- the glyA gene encoding serine hydroxymethyltransferase has product MFDRKRTISIVDPELWSAIQKEDVRQEQHIELIASENYTSPAVMEAQGTQLTNKYAEGYPGKRYYGGCEFVDIVEQLAIDRLKKLFGAEAANVQPNSGSQANQGVYLAVLKPGDTVLGMSLAEGGHLTHGSSVNASGKLYNFVSYGLNADEAIDYDQVAALAAEHKPKLIVAGASAYALRIDFERFAKIAKDVGAYFMVDIAHYAGLVAGGAYPNPVPHADFVTSTTHKSLRGPRGGVIMMKAEHEKMINSAIFPGLQGGPLEHVIAGKAVAFLEALDPSWKDYAEQVVKNAKVMADTLTKRGLRIVSGRTESHVMLVDLRAKGITGKEAEAVLGQAHITTNKNAIPNDPEKPFVTSGIRLGTPAITTRGFKEAETELTANLIADVLDNPRDEANILAVRAKVEALTGKFPVYGG; this is encoded by the coding sequence ATGTTCGATCGCAAGCGCACTATCTCCATCGTTGACCCGGAACTGTGGTCCGCCATCCAGAAAGAAGACGTGCGCCAAGAGCAGCACATCGAGCTGATCGCGTCCGAGAACTACACCAGCCCCGCCGTGATGGAAGCGCAGGGCACGCAACTCACCAACAAGTACGCCGAAGGCTACCCGGGCAAGCGCTATTACGGTGGCTGCGAGTTTGTCGACATCGTCGAACAACTGGCCATCGATCGCCTGAAGAAGCTGTTCGGCGCTGAAGCCGCCAACGTGCAACCCAACTCGGGTTCGCAAGCCAACCAGGGCGTGTACCTGGCTGTGCTGAAGCCGGGCGACACCGTCTTGGGCATGAGCCTGGCCGAAGGCGGTCACCTGACCCACGGTTCCTCGGTCAACGCGTCTGGCAAGCTGTACAACTTCGTGTCCTACGGCCTGAACGCCGACGAAGCCATCGATTATGACCAGGTCGCCGCATTGGCTGCCGAGCACAAGCCGAAGCTGATCGTCGCAGGCGCATCGGCCTACGCGCTGCGTATCGACTTCGAGCGCTTCGCCAAGATCGCCAAGGATGTCGGCGCCTACTTCATGGTCGACATCGCCCACTACGCAGGCCTGGTTGCCGGTGGTGCCTACCCGAACCCGGTGCCGCACGCCGACTTCGTCACGTCCACCACGCACAAGTCGCTGCGCGGTCCGCGCGGTGGCGTGATCATGATGAAGGCCGAGCACGAGAAGATGATCAACTCGGCAATCTTCCCCGGCTTGCAAGGCGGCCCGCTGGAACACGTCATCGCCGGTAAGGCCGTGGCCTTCCTGGAAGCGCTTGACCCGTCGTGGAAGGACTACGCCGAGCAAGTCGTGAAGAACGCCAAGGTGATGGCCGACACGCTGACCAAGCGCGGTCTGCGCATTGTGTCGGGCCGCACGGAAAGCCACGTCATGCTGGTTGACCTGCGTGCCAAGGGCATCACCGGCAAGGAAGCGGAAGCCGTGCTGGGCCAGGCGCACATCACGACCAACAAGAACGCCATCCCGAACGACCCGGAAAAGCCTTTCGTCACCAGCGGCATCCGTCTGGGCACGCCGGCCATCACCACGCGTGGTTTCAAGGAAGCCGAAACCGAGCTGACCGCAAACCTGATCGCCGATGTGCTGGACAACCCGCGCGACGAAGCCAACATCCTGGCCGTGCGTGCAAAGGTTGAAGCCCTGACCGGCAAGTTCCCGGTCTACGGCGGCTGA
- the ribD gene encoding bifunctional diaminohydroxyphosphoribosylaminopyrimidine deaminase/5-amino-6-(5-phosphoribosylamino)uracil reductase RibD yields the protein MSNTVLASPQDQAWMRHALALAEKVMFTTTPNPRVGCVIVKDERVIGEGATQPPGGPHAEVVALRDAESRGESVAGATVYVTLEPCNHFGRTPPCVNALLAAMPARVVVAMGDPNPLVNGHGLARLRAAGITVDTGVCLDEALALNVGFVARMHRGSPWVWMKLASSLDGRSALHNGKSQWITGEAARADGHVWRARSCAVLTGIGTVLADDPQMNVRHVATPRQPRKIVVDAQLLLPETARLLDDTPTWIFTARTDAAKAARLADRNVQVIELPDGRGKVDLPAMFRWLGENDINEVHVEAGEKLNGSLLREDCIDELLSYLAPVLLGDAAGVARLPVLESLDDVRRFAFTDVMAVGQDVRLRARVDENWLALREAVSLLG from the coding sequence ATGAGCAATACCGTGCTTGCGTCCCCGCAAGATCAAGCCTGGATGCGCCACGCGCTGGCGCTGGCTGAAAAGGTCATGTTCACCACCACGCCGAATCCGCGCGTGGGCTGCGTGATCGTGAAAGACGAACGGGTGATCGGTGAGGGCGCAACCCAACCGCCCGGCGGCCCGCATGCCGAAGTGGTCGCCCTGCGCGATGCCGAATCGCGCGGCGAGTCGGTGGCCGGGGCCACGGTCTATGTCACGCTGGAACCCTGCAATCACTTTGGTCGCACGCCGCCTTGCGTCAATGCCTTGCTGGCCGCGATGCCGGCACGTGTTGTGGTTGCCATGGGCGATCCGAATCCCCTGGTCAACGGACATGGCCTGGCCCGCTTGCGTGCTGCCGGCATCACGGTCGATACCGGCGTCTGCCTGGATGAAGCGCTGGCACTGAACGTCGGTTTTGTCGCCCGCATGCATCGTGGTTCACCCTGGGTGTGGATGAAACTGGCGTCGTCGCTGGACGGCCGCAGTGCCTTGCACAACGGCAAGTCGCAATGGATCACCGGTGAGGCCGCGCGCGCCGATGGTCATGTCTGGCGGGCGCGCAGCTGCGCGGTGCTGACCGGCATCGGCACCGTGCTGGCCGATGACCCGCAAATGAATGTGCGCCACGTGGCCACGCCACGCCAGCCGCGCAAGATCGTGGTTGATGCGCAATTGCTGCTCCCCGAAACCGCGCGCCTGCTGGATGACACCCCCACCTGGATCTTCACGGCGCGCACCGATGCCGCGAAAGCCGCGCGTCTGGCCGATCGCAATGTGCAGGTCATCGAACTGCCCGATGGTCGTGGCAAAGTGGACTTGCCCGCCATGTTCCGCTGGCTGGGTGAAAACGACATCAACGAAGTCCACGTGGAAGCGGGCGAAAAGCTTAATGGCTCGCTGCTGCGCGAGGATTGCATCGACGAACTGCTGAGTTATCTGGCACCGGTGCTGCTGGGCGATGCCGCAGGCGTGGCGCGTCTGCCGGTGCTGGAATCTTTGGACGACGTCCGGCGTTTTGCATTCACCGACGTAATGGCGGTGGGGCAGGACGTAAGGCTGCGCGCGCGCGTGGACGAAAACTGGCTGGCGCTGCGCGAGGCGGTGTCGCTGCTGGGTTGA
- a CDS encoding YbhB/YbcL family Raf kinase inhibitor-like protein, which yields MKLWSESFSDGQPIPARYAFGRIDEKNHVGLADNLNPQLIWDEVPAGTRSFVVLVHDFDVPTKGDDVNHEDREVPADLPRTDFFHWVLVDLPADAREIEEGEFSNEVTPRGKGGPMAPRDARQGLNDYTGWFSGDHDMSGQYFGYDGPCPPWNDSLIHHYVFTLYALDVDRVPLDGVFSGTDVRRAIDKHVLAQAAFTGTYTLNPRLAPTQIASDE from the coding sequence ATGAAACTCTGGAGCGAATCTTTTTCGGATGGACAACCGATCCCGGCGCGTTACGCGTTTGGTCGGATTGACGAAAAGAACCATGTCGGCCTGGCCGATAACTTGAACCCGCAGCTGATCTGGGATGAGGTGCCAGCGGGCACACGTTCGTTTGTCGTACTGGTTCATGACTTCGATGTGCCCACCAAGGGTGACGACGTCAACCATGAAGACCGTGAAGTGCCGGCAGACCTGCCGCGCACCGACTTCTTCCATTGGGTGCTGGTCGACCTGCCCGCCGATGCGCGTGAGATCGAAGAGGGTGAATTCAGCAATGAAGTGACCCCGCGCGGCAAGGGTGGCCCGATGGCACCCCGCGATGCCCGCCAGGGTCTGAACGATTACACCGGCTGGTTCTCTGGCGATCACGACATGAGCGGCCAGTATTTCGGCTACGACGGCCCGTGCCCCCCGTGGAACGATTCGCTGATCCACCACTACGTGTTCACGCTGTACGCGCTGGATGTCGATCGCGTACCGCTCGACGGTGTCTTCAGCGGCACCGATGTCCGTCGTGCCATCGACAAGCATGTCTTGGCCCAGGCGGCATTCACCGGCACCTATACCCTTAATCCAAGGCTGGCTCCTACCCAGATCGCCAGCGATGAGTGA
- a CDS encoding histidine phosphatase family protein encodes MSELWLIRHGETDWNRTRRMQGSLNVGLNALGRSQADQVAARLGTLAASETFHAIYSSDLDRAHTTAKPAAAALGLEITLDPGLRERNYGVMQGLDRQEIDLLLPEAAAAWKSRDPDREIPGGETLRAFHDRVVGTLARIGVAHRGQRVLIFTHGGVLDIAYRHATGVGFAAERNHLLLNASINRIVLDSDTWQVVEWANDSHLTEAADEVSPY; translated from the coding sequence ATGAGTGAACTTTGGTTGATCCGTCATGGCGAGACGGACTGGAATCGCACCCGTCGCATGCAGGGCTCGCTGAACGTGGGCCTGAATGCGCTGGGGCGCAGCCAGGCCGATCAGGTGGCGGCGCGCCTGGGCACGCTGGCGGCAAGCGAAACTTTCCATGCGATCTACAGCAGTGACCTGGACCGGGCGCACACCACCGCCAAGCCGGCGGCGGCTGCGCTGGGCCTGGAGATCACGCTGGACCCCGGTCTGCGCGAACGCAATTACGGGGTAATGCAGGGGCTGGATCGGCAGGAAATCGATCTGCTGCTGCCGGAAGCCGCTGCGGCCTGGAAAAGCCGCGACCCGGATCGTGAGATCCCGGGAGGCGAAACCCTGCGTGCTTTCCACGACCGGGTGGTCGGTACACTGGCCCGCATCGGGGTCGCGCACCGTGGTCAGCGGGTGCTGATCTTCACGCACGGTGGGGTGCTGGATATCGCTTACCGCCACGCCACCGGCGTGGGGTTTGCAGCCGAGCGCAATCACTTGCTGCTGAACGCCAGCATCAACCGCATCGTGCTCGACAGCGATACCTGGCAGGTCGTGGAATGGGCCAATGACAGTCATTTGACCGAAGCTGCTGACGAAGTATCGCCGTATTGA
- a CDS encoding substrate-binding domain-containing protein, which translates to MTINAITLGKRVKQTVLAVAICVASSTSFAADLYVVSSGGFAAAYKQLAPGFEQKTGHKLISGWGPSMGDTKEAIPNRLNRGETIDVVIMVGDSLQRLIDQGKVSKTDHEVLALSRIGMAVKAGAPQPDISSVDALKTTLLNAKSIAYSDSASGVYLSTVLFKRLGIEEQLKGKARMIPGDPVGHIVARGDAEIGFQQMSELKPVTGIDIVGPLPDAAQQITAFSAGVVSNTAQPAAAKALVDYLSSPDVVDQIKRTGLDPAPHKAK; encoded by the coding sequence ATGACAATCAATGCCATCACCCTGGGAAAACGGGTCAAGCAGACCGTACTGGCCGTCGCAATCTGCGTGGCCAGCAGCACAAGCTTTGCCGCCGATTTATATGTCGTCAGTTCAGGCGGATTCGCCGCAGCTTACAAACAGCTTGCACCTGGGTTTGAACAAAAGACCGGGCACAAACTGATTTCGGGTTGGGGCCCATCAATGGGCGATACCAAAGAAGCCATTCCAAACCGACTGAACCGAGGTGAAACCATCGACGTCGTCATCATGGTGGGTGACTCGCTTCAGCGCCTGATCGACCAAGGCAAGGTATCGAAAACCGATCACGAAGTGCTTGCGCTGTCGCGCATCGGCATGGCGGTCAAGGCAGGTGCCCCACAGCCTGATATCTCTAGCGTTGATGCGCTGAAGACGACGTTGCTGAACGCCAAATCCATTGCGTATTCCGACAGCGCCAGCGGCGTTTACCTGTCTACCGTGCTGTTCAAGCGCCTGGGCATCGAGGAACAACTGAAGGGCAAGGCGCGCATGATTCCAGGCGATCCGGTGGGCCATATCGTTGCCCGCGGTGACGCCGAAATCGGTTTCCAGCAAATGTCCGAGCTTAAACCGGTGACGGGTATCGATATTGTCGGCCCGCTGCCCGACGCCGCCCAGCAAATCACCGCATTTTCTGCGGGCGTCGTGAGCAACACCGCACAGCCAGCAGCGGCCAAGGCGCTGGTGGATTATCTGTCCTCGCCGGACGTGGTGGATCAGATCAAGCGTACTGGTCTGGACCCAGCACCGCACAAAGCTAAATAA
- a CDS encoding anhydro-N-acetylmuramic acid kinase, whose product MPIAPTPPLYIGLMSGTSMDGVDGVLASFPDNGPPQLLASASQGFDAALRTELAALNRAGDNELERAALAARGLVAVYAKVVAMLVVRGQVDASQVRAIGAHGQTVRHRPEAGFTIQLNAPAELAELTGIAVIADFRSRDVAAGGHGAPLVPAFHHALFGGTRSRAILNLGGIANVSLLIPGKPVTGFDTGPANLFMDMWCERHTGAAFDADGALASQGQVSEGLLDYLIDSEPWFSLAPPKSTGRDRFHAAWMDQRLQDWQKNHETLSVADIQATLRSLTARTVADAVRLHAPGVEEMLVCGGGAYNRALVADLAARLGIPVQATDAVGVPANEMEALAFAWLAAMHVAGRPGNLPAVTGARGLRILGAYHPA is encoded by the coding sequence ATGCCCATTGCACCGACTCCTCCGCTTTATATCGGCCTGATGTCAGGCACCAGCATGGATGGTGTGGATGGCGTGCTGGCCAGCTTTCCGGACAACGGTCCGCCCCAATTGCTTGCGTCGGCCAGCCAGGGCTTCGATGCCGCCCTGCGCACCGAACTTGCCGCGCTGAATCGCGCAGGTGACAACGAACTGGAACGCGCGGCCCTGGCGGCACGTGGGCTGGTTGCCGTGTACGCCAAGGTCGTGGCGATGCTGGTGGTGCGTGGGCAGGTCGATGCCAGCCAGGTGCGTGCGATTGGCGCACACGGCCAGACCGTGCGTCACCGCCCGGAAGCGGGTTTCACCATCCAGCTGAATGCGCCGGCAGAGCTTGCCGAACTGACCGGGATTGCCGTCATTGCCGATTTCCGCAGCCGCGATGTGGCAGCCGGGGGGCATGGTGCGCCGCTGGTGCCAGCCTTCCACCACGCCTTGTTTGGCGGAACGCGATCGCGTGCCATCCTGAATCTGGGTGGCATTGCCAATGTCAGCCTGCTGATCCCTGGCAAGCCCGTGACGGGCTTCGACACCGGCCCTGCCAACCTGTTCATGGACATGTGGTGCGAACGCCATACCGGTGCCGCCTTTGATGCCGATGGTGCACTCGCGTCGCAAGGGCAAGTCAGCGAGGGCTTGCTCGACTACCTGATCGACAGTGAACCCTGGTTCTCGCTTGCGCCACCCAAGTCCACCGGCCGCGATCGCTTCCACGCGGCATGGATGGATCAGCGCTTGCAGGACTGGCAAAAGAACCACGAAACGCTGTCAGTCGCTGATATACAGGCAACGCTGCGCAGCCTGACAGCCCGCACGGTGGCAGATGCCGTGCGCCTGCATGCGCCAGGTGTTGAAGAAATGCTGGTGTGCGGGGGCGGTGCCTACAACCGCGCCTTGGTCGCCGACCTGGCTGCCCGCCTGGGCATCCCGGTGCAGGCCACCGATGCGGTGGGCGTGCCGGCCAACGAAATGGAAGCGCTGGCTTTTGCATGGCTGGCTGCCATGCACGTGGCAGGTCGCCCGGGCAATCTGCCCGCGGTTACGGGCGCACGCGGCCTGCGCATACTGGGTGCGTATCACCCGGCTTGA
- the nrdR gene encoding transcriptional regulator NrdR, translated as MKCPFCGNDETQVVDSRPLEEGDAIRRRRRCAACDRRFTTFERAELVMPWVVKRNGNRTEFDPSKLRSSMSLALRKRPVSADQLEAALARIEEALRTSGVRELPSEKVGELVMKELQGLDKIAYVRFASVYRNFEHIDAFADVVREMQGPPNPSGH; from the coding sequence ATGAAGTGTCCTTTCTGCGGGAACGATGAAACCCAGGTGGTCGACAGCCGGCCCCTGGAGGAAGGCGATGCCATCCGCAGACGCAGGCGCTGTGCCGCCTGCGACCGGCGCTTCACGACGTTCGAGCGGGCCGAACTCGTCATGCCTTGGGTGGTCAAGCGCAATGGCAACCGGACTGAGTTCGACCCCTCGAAGCTGCGCAGCAGCATGTCGCTTGCCTTGCGCAAGCGGCCGGTTTCTGCCGATCAGCTGGAAGCGGCGCTGGCGCGCATCGAAGAGGCGCTTCGCACCTCTGGTGTACGCGAGCTGCCGTCCGAGAAGGTCGGCGAACTGGTCATGAAAGAACTGCAAGGACTCGACAAGATCGCCTACGTGCGCTTTGCGTCGGTCTACCGGAATTTTGAACACATCGACGCCTTTGCCGATGTGGTGCGCGAGATGCAGGGTCCCCCCAATCCGTCGGGGCACTGA
- a CDS encoding riboflavin synthase — MFTGIVAAVGRIKQIDALGDSPDAGVRLVVDAGGLDLSDVQLGDSIAIQGACMTVVSQDASGFTVDVSRESLSLTAGLDAVGDVNLEKALRLNDRLGGHLVSGHVDGLGTVQRFEPVGESHELVVRAPKDLGRFLAYKGSIVINGVSLTVNSVEDGPEGCDVSINLIPHTIEVTTLRHLKAGNRVNLEIDLIARYVERMLNAPK, encoded by the coding sequence GTGTTTACCGGAATCGTCGCGGCTGTGGGCCGTATCAAGCAGATCGACGCCCTGGGCGACTCGCCCGATGCCGGCGTGCGACTGGTGGTGGATGCTGGCGGGCTGGACTTGTCCGACGTGCAACTGGGCGACTCAATCGCGATCCAGGGCGCGTGCATGACGGTCGTATCGCAAGACGCCTCCGGTTTCACCGTGGACGTGTCGCGCGAAAGCCTTAGCCTGACGGCCGGACTGGATGCGGTCGGCGACGTGAACTTGGAAAAAGCGCTGCGCCTGAATGATCGCCTGGGCGGTCACCTGGTGTCGGGCCACGTGGATGGCCTGGGCACGGTGCAGCGCTTTGAGCCGGTGGGTGAATCGCATGAATTGGTAGTGCGCGCGCCGAAGGACCTTGGCCGGTTCCTGGCTTACAAAGGGTCCATCGTCATCAATGGCGTGAGCCTGACGGTGAATTCCGTGGAAGACGGCCCGGAAGGTTGCGATGTCAGCATCAACCTGATCCCGCACACCATTGAAGTGACGACCCTGCGCCACTTGAAGGCAGGCAACCGGGTAAACCTGGAGATCGATTTGATTGCCCGGTATGTCGAACGGATGCTGAACGCGCCGAAATGA
- the tyrS gene encoding tyrosine--tRNA ligase encodes MTSSLPDSASLPTNDAGTPARAASEPVLYPVTAEVERDLAVVKRGCDELLVEADMLRKLARSRATGVPLRIKLGLDPTAPDIHLGHTVVLNKLRQLQDLGHTVIFLIGDFTSMIGDPSGRNATRPPLTPEQIAINAETYYAQASLVLDPARTEVRYNSEWCDPLGARGMIQLASRYTVARMLERDDFTKRYRGGIPISVHEFLYPLMQGYDSVALKSDVELGGTDQKFNLLVGRELQKEYGQEPQCVLTMPLLVGLDGVEKMSKSKHNYIGISEAPGDMFGKLMSISDDLMWKYFELLSFRSLEDIAGLRAETEAGRNPRDIKVMLAQEIVTRFHSTQAAEQALADFDARSKGAIPDDIPEHTLPGAPLGILAVLRSAGLCASGAEAQRNIEQGGVRVEGAKVEDKSLKLDVGTYVIQVGKRKFARVTVTG; translated from the coding sequence ATGACCTCATCTCTGCCAGATTCCGCTTCCCTCCCGACCAATGATGCCGGCACGCCCGCGCGCGCTGCCAGCGAGCCCGTGCTGTATCCGGTTACTGCCGAGGTCGAACGCGATCTGGCGGTGGTCAAACGCGGTTGTGACGAATTGTTAGTCGAAGCCGATATGCTTCGAAAATTGGCCCGTAGCCGCGCGACCGGCGTGCCGCTTCGCATCAAATTGGGCCTGGATCCGACCGCGCCCGATATCCATCTTGGCCACACGGTGGTGCTCAACAAGCTGCGTCAGCTGCAGGACTTGGGCCATACGGTCATTTTCCTGATTGGCGATTTCACCTCGATGATCGGTGATCCCAGCGGTCGCAATGCCACCCGCCCGCCGCTTACGCCTGAACAGATCGCGATCAACGCGGAGACCTATTACGCCCAGGCCAGCCTGGTGCTGGATCCGGCGCGCACCGAAGTTCGATACAACTCCGAATGGTGCGATCCGCTAGGCGCGCGCGGGATGATCCAGCTGGCCTCGCGTTACACCGTGGCGCGCATGTTGGAACGTGACGATTTCACCAAGCGTTATCGCGGCGGCATCCCGATCTCGGTGCACGAATTCCTGTACCCGCTGATGCAGGGTTACGACTCGGTCGCGCTGAAGTCCGACGTGGAACTGGGCGGCACGGACCAGAAGTTCAACCTGCTGGTCGGGCGTGAACTGCAAAAGGAATACGGACAAGAGCCGCAGTGTGTGCTGACCATGCCGCTGCTGGTGGGGCTGGATGGCGTCGAAAAGATGTCGAAGTCCAAGCACAACTACATCGGTATCTCTGAAGCGCCGGGCGACATGTTCGGCAAGCTGATGTCGATTTCCGACGACCTGATGTGGAAGTATTTCGAGCTGCTGTCGTTCCGTTCGCTGGAAGACATCGCCGGCCTGCGTGCCGAAACCGAGGCCGGTCGCAACCCGCGTGACATCAAGGTCATGCTGGCGCAGGAAATCGTCACGCGTTTCCATTCGACGCAGGCAGCCGAGCAGGCACTGGCCGATTTCGACGCCCGCAGCAAGGGCGCGATCCCCGACGACATCCCGGAACACACGCTGCCCGGTGCGCCGCTGGGCATTCTGGCGGTACTGCGCAGCGCCGGTCTGTGTGCCTCGGGTGCCGAAGCCCAGCGCAACATCGAACAAGGTGGTGTGCGGGTCGAGGGTGCCAAGGTCGAAGACAAGAGCTTGAAGCTGGATGTGGGCACTTACGTGATTCAGGTCGGCAAGCGCAAGTTTGCCCGGGTGACGGTCACCGGATGA
- the dtd gene encoding D-aminoacyl-tRNA deacylase, translating into MIALIQRVAEASVIVDGERVGEIGAGLLALVCAERDDTPRDADALLEKMLAYRIFADERGRMNKSLRDVAGNLLLVPQFTLAADTRSGTRPSFTPAAAPDDARRLFDHTVVQARAQNGLGLIQTGIFGAHMKVALVNDGPVTFWLSTRGRQVS; encoded by the coding sequence ATGATCGCCTTGATCCAGCGGGTTGCCGAGGCCAGTGTCATCGTGGACGGCGAGCGGGTAGGTGAGATCGGCGCAGGCCTGCTTGCGCTGGTCTGCGCCGAACGCGATGACACCCCGCGCGATGCCGACGCCTTGTTGGAAAAGATGCTGGCCTACCGCATCTTTGCCGATGAGCGCGGCCGCATGAACAAGTCGCTGCGTGACGTGGCTGGCAATTTGCTGCTGGTGCCGCAGTTCACGCTGGCCGCAGATACGCGTTCAGGCACGCGTCCCAGTTTCACGCCGGCCGCCGCCCCGGATGATGCCCGTCGACTGTTTGACCATACGGTCGTGCAGGCGAGGGCGCAAAACGGGTTAGGCTTGATACAAACGGGTATTTTCGGCGCGCACATGAAGGTGGCGCTGGTAAACGACGGCCCGGTAACCTTTTGGTTGAGTACACGCGGTCGCCAGGTCTCTTGA
- a CDS encoding M23 family metallopeptidase, producing MTRIAAAMRQTASQLLRSATFRKRALISAGALGVFGATVAIGTVPMAPDVSTLPTRQIVESLTLPDFTQQVAIQEDAAPEFIREERVQRGDSVATILTRMGVDDNELQQFLRATPSARSIFQLYPGRLFQASTDAEGKIRWLRYIHTPGAEDKGKVVTQLLHVERTPEGLVARDMAIDTERHEQASTAEIRSSLFGATDAAGIPDSIATQMAEILSSDIDFHKDLRRGDRFRVVYETFTHEGTYVRSGKVLALEFINAGKPYEAVWYDGEAGQAGGYYDLSGKSMRKGFLRNPLEFTRVTSGFSLRFHPILKTWRAHKGVDFGAPTGTPIRTTADGVIDFIGVQNGYGNLVVVKHFGQYTTAYAHMSRFGEGLKKGDKVTQAQTIGYVGSTGYATGPHLHYEFRIAGEQVDPMKVALPEAPTLDARGLAAFRKGTANFEHQLSLMRQFDQNGMSVATAAR from the coding sequence ATGACACGCATCGCAGCCGCGATGCGCCAAACAGCAAGCCAACTTCTACGCAGCGCCACATTCCGCAAGCGCGCACTCATCTCCGCCGGTGCTCTCGGCGTTTTTGGTGCGACTGTTGCCATCGGTACGGTACCGATGGCGCCGGATGTCAGCACATTGCCCACCCGACAGATCGTTGAGTCTCTGACTCTACCTGACTTCACTCAGCAAGTAGCGATCCAGGAAGACGCAGCCCCCGAATTCATTCGTGAAGAGCGGGTTCAGCGCGGTGATTCCGTTGCCACCATCCTGACCCGCATGGGTGTGGATGACAACGAATTGCAGCAATTCCTGCGCGCCACGCCCAGCGCACGCAGCATTTTCCAGCTCTACCCCGGCCGTCTCTTCCAGGCATCGACCGACGCGGAAGGCAAGATCCGTTGGTTGCGTTATATCCACACCCCGGGTGCGGAAGACAAGGGCAAGGTCGTTACCCAACTGCTGCACGTCGAACGCACCCCCGAAGGTCTGGTGGCGCGCGACATGGCTATCGATACCGAGCGCCACGAGCAAGCATCTACCGCCGAAATCCGCAGTTCGCTGTTCGGCGCGACCGATGCCGCCGGCATTCCGGATTCGATTGCGACGCAGATGGCGGAAATTCTTTCCAGCGACATCGATTTCCACAAGGACCTGCGCCGGGGCGACCGCTTCCGCGTGGTCTATGAAACCTTTACCCACGAAGGCACCTACGTGCGTTCGGGCAAGGTGCTGGCACTTGAGTTCATCAATGCCGGCAAGCCTTACGAAGCAGTCTGGTATGACGGCGAAGCGGGTCAGGCAGGCGGTTACTACGACCTGTCGGGCAAGAGCATGCGCAAGGGCTTCCTGCGCAATCCGCTGGAATTCACCCGGGTCACCTCGGGCTTCTCGCTGCGCTTCCACCCCATTCTGAAAACCTGGCGCGCGCACAAGGGCGTGGACTTCGGTGCCCCCACCGGCACCCCGATCCGTACCACCGCAGACGGCGTGATCGATTTCATCGGCGTGCAGAACGGTTACGGCAATCTGGTGGTGGTGAAGCACTTCGGCCAATACACCACCGCCTACGCGCACATGAGCCGCTTCGGCGAAGGCCTGAAGAAGGGCGACAAGGTCACCCAGGCACAGACCATTGGTTATGTCGGTTCCACCGGCTACGCCACCGGCCCGCACCTGCACTACGAATTCCGCATTGCCGGCGAACAGGTCGACCCGATGAAGGTAGCCCTGCCCGAAGCGCCGACGCTCGATGCACGTGGTCTGGCGGCGTTCCGCAAAGGCACTGCGAACTTCGAGCATCAGCTCAGCCTGATGCGCCAGTTCGATCAGAACGGCATGTCAGTCGCTACCGCAGCGCGCTGA